A segment of the Coffea arabica cultivar ET-39 chromosome 8c, Coffea Arabica ET-39 HiFi, whole genome shotgun sequence genome:
AATCTTTCATCTTTCTAACATGCTAGTACTATGCTTAAAACAGAGGATAAGGCATTCGATGTCCCGGTCGTTCGAAAGGGTTTTTGAGTTACTGCTCTCAACGCGTTATCACTAGCATTGCCTCTTAGAAGCAGGAAAATCCGATTGCTCAGACTCAAGGGGCCGTTTATGGGATTTAACATGATGATTAGTAGGTTTATTTGGGCCTTCGATGATGCCATGGAACAAAACCATATCCTCTACTTCCGCTTTGACGACATCAGTTCTCACCCCAATATCCGTAGCATATCGGCTCAAACAGTATAATCCAGCTccagctgctgctatgcagatCGGGCTAGACATGAACCACCTAAGTGGTGAAGAAAGAACAGCTGCCAGCGGAGCACATGCGACACCAGACACCTGACCACTCCTTCCAGGAGCAGTTTGGTCATGAATGAGAAGACCTGTTTTACAGTATAGAGCAAAATCCTCGCAGTTATTCTCAAACAAGCTGTAGCTTCCAAATCCATTATGAAGGAGATGCATGGCCCTGTGAATCACTGTTTTCGGTGCATCAGAGTTTGCTACCGTACATGTGCCACCTCGAAGTTTCACAACAAAAATAAGTGGGCTGATTCCGTACTCAAAGCGACACAATGATCCGCCACCAAGGAAGCAATCCAAGCAAGAAAGAACAACCCCACTTTGAGGTTGACGAAATCCACAGTCGGGCATATGTAGACAGGCTGGCAGCTCTTTTGCACGCGGAGCAGAGTACAGAGAAGACACTTCACCTGTACTTGAAAAGCTGATGGAGATACCACCAGTTGAGACTTTATTTTCTTCACGAGTGAAATGGACGACTTTGTTTCCACCAAGGTAGATGCCTGCAAAATAGCAAATGGGAGATAAAGGATCCactaataataatatacaattgATGAATTCTGAAGATAGACTAGTGTTTAACCAGCAAATGGAAAAAGTACCAACACAAGTAGAGGTCACACAAGTTCAACAAGTGTACATCTTTAGAGAGGCGCATAGGAATGATGGTGCATTGATAGGAAGATTATCAAAAGCAAGGCAAACATATGCATTTTGATAAATAGCAATATAAATGTTGGAGGATCTCGGACAGAATGGCTGTTCCGAGCCCTAATCTGCAACCAAGGGTACTGGCGGACGCATGTCCTGGATTCATGTCTGCGTGTTCAGTACTGCATGAATCGCACAGGTCAACAATACCATCAGAAGACAGTGGGGCAGTTCTCAAACGACAAGGAATACGAAAAGAGAAATCCACAATCATAAAACAGTATAATTACCACACAGATCTAACAAACACCCTTCGAAGCCAACAAGTTTACAGCAGACTGAGGCCATAAAAATTCCTTTAGAATCTCTACAAGTGACGTAGAGAAAACGGCTAATTACAAGTGATGTTGCACTACACTGGTACTAGTTAATTTAAGTATCTGTTCCCCCATCTTATTTCAGATCGTACGTAACAACTTGAAACTGCAAATCCTCTTTCTGTCAACCATATGGATCTTATATTCGACGAAGACTTCTCCTTTTTGTTAAATTTCCAATAAGAGAGGGGACAAAATATCGAGTCGTCGCATGGAAGAAAAGAGCTACTGCTCAATGCCGTGGAAGCCGGCAATAACGTCGAGAAGacgggggaaaaaagaaaattaataacgtatatatatattggtGACAATGGTGATTGAAAGTGGAAAAGGAGAGCGGAAAACAATTACCATGGTGAGAGTAACTAAACCCGGTTTTCCAAGTATAGATGTGGTCACCAGCTTCAATGTCGCTTCTTTCTACCTTGTGTGAGAGAAAACCCATCTCGGAGTTGAGTTCTGTTTTGAACTTAAACCAATAGATGGATCAAAGAGATCCCAAAAAAAGGAGGCCAGGAATTCTGAGAGACGGACATTAGCTAGGGAGTTCAGATTCCAACGGAATcgaaaagaaggaagagaaaggtGGATTTTCCTGCGTTTGGGACCTCCAACTCCAAGTGAgacggaaaagaaaagaaacgaacGGATTTTAAAGAATTCCAAGCGCTGCTACAGTGCAACATTTTTTGCAGACCAAAACGGACGGAAAGCAAAGGGAAACTGACGGAAGCTTACAAAACTTTTTCAAATTGTCCATTTTATCCTCACAAAactattgaatgaaattttattgatatatttatccaaaatcattccatttctttccaaaactcTCAAAAAACATTAGAATtacttctcttctcttctcttctctcagAATTTAAGTTTTCTCATCATCCTCTCCTTTCTGTCCTAAACTCACAAACTCGCTATGAAATTTGCAGAAcccaaaaaatttcaccaaaaatggaaaaaatatatgggataaattttataaatCTAATATATATGGGGAGGCAATTTACACACACGTACATACATGCGTAGGAAAGATCATAATAATAGTATTAGCAATATAATATCAATAACACAGACTACTGTTATAGATTGCTGTTATAGACTATGCATAGACTATGTATGACTTAGTAAACAAATCTTATAATCACAAATTTCCTATATAATAAAACTACGATAACctaaattcaataaaattactaaaatcttAACTTACCTATAACATTtctaaataataatatgaaaatttctatttttaaaaatttataaggtcttaacttaatgaaaacactGCTAACATAAAAACTATGACAATAAGAAGACTCATATTTGTAGACTAGataatttcctaataaaataCTTGGAAAAAAAAGGGCACTAGTGTGGTAAAAAAAAAGGGCTATATAATAAAACTAATATAATTTGAATCCAATAAAATTACTACAATTTTAACTTAACTAAAACATTTCTAAATGGGGAGTAAtatgtaaatttcttttttgttgaAAATTACTAAAACCTTACCTAAACTAAAGCATTGCTGATATAAACTCTGATAATAATAAGGCTCCGACTAGATAATTTCTTAATGAAATACTTGGTAAAAAAAAGTTGCTAGTACTATGGTAAAAAATACatggggaaaaaaaggaaaaatggtaaAAGTGGTGGCGTCGCCCGGACTTGAACCGGAGACCTTCAGTGTGTTAGACTGACGTGATAACCAACTACACCACGACACCTCGATGGCAAGGTACCACGGACAATTCTAGTTCCGCCGCGGCGAATGAGGGTTTTAGTTGAGTTCAAGCTTCACTTGTTTCTTTCATAACCTAAAGAGGAAGTGCGTCTCCAGTCAAGTGTTTATACTTTTTATAGTACTCAtttgctaatattttattatcCCAAATGCAATATAATAGAATGGCCTACTAAGTATTGTTTGGGCATGTTACAATTTGAAACTTGCAAGTTTTCCTagttaaatattatattatactAGAAGTAACCGGACTATGCAAGCATAGTCTAGGCCCATCTATAAAATTATGGTTAAAATTCATTACACTATAATTTgctttcaaataaaaagaattatAATTGTCAAAAAATGAGTCTAAAAAAGTTTATATATAGTGGAatgtttcaaaagtttgctccaactTGCTTATTGTGATGCAATGGAGACATATACTATATTGTATGGACAAACAACAACAAAGAATTCAAAAACCAAACACATGAGAAATGTAAAACCAGTTCAATATTAACATAAATGATATATACTTCATAAAACTCAAGTATCATGCCATTATAATTACAAATGCATAAAATTTCAccattatttctttttcaaacaaGATACCACCATCATGTAAAAATTTATATCCTACAAATTCACAATAAAACTTGCAAGAAAGTTGAATGAAAGGCTtttcaatgcataaaaagggtacaAAAATTCAATACCAAAGAACTAGTAAAGGAAGTGCAAGATTCAACTATGCATTAAAAAGGAACTAAAACATTAGAattgcaaaaaataaattttgcattTAGATTTAAGACAAACCGCACAAAAGGAAAATCGATTTGCAGAATCAAAATAATGGAAGGCTTAATCAATATCAAGGAAATAATGATTGTTGCGACACCTCTCCAGGTCaataataattatctaaaaaaatagtaagaaaataatcttagtataattaattataacGAAAAAATTTGAAAGGGGAGATGAAGGTTAAAAGTAAagacagaaaaaggaaaaaaaaaaaaaagaattggaaGGAGAGATATTTATGACTTTtgactaataaaaaaaaatagtggaaCAAAACTTCAACTACAATAAGAAACTGACACTTGTCAAAATAAGAGACTATACActtgacaaaaaaaagaggttGCTATAGtaacctttctttctttttatatacAAGGTAGATATCGACAtcagaattttggaaaaatcataagagtttatttggatgatttatttgagatatttactatagcgctttttgtgatgtgatgtatgtgagataaaaaggtgattgggatttgtgaggtaaaatttttttttttccaaattctctCTATCCAAACTCAACTCATTGCAATTAACGAGTAAAGAATTCAGTTGTTGTATGAGAAGCAAGGGGTGTAATGGTAGCAAAAATTATACTATATGCTACTGctattttttgtcaaatcaaagaaagaggaaaattaaAGAGCTAATTCCATTCCTTTTTCTCAACCACCAAAGCACTCCATAATGGATCATCACCCCAATCGGATCTAAAATTCAATGCCTGCCCCTGAACCACCGGCTGGCTGGCACCGGAGGAGGAGCCGAGGAGTCTttgtataaaatattatttaaaataattaataatataatactttttataattatatatgatatacataaaataaaaaggtaatttaaaAAATGTACTTATAATGTGATCAGAATATTATTCGAGCAAATAGGTTGtgatttttcataaaaaaaattttatattttttattaatatatttGTCAAATATCATTTTACCTTGCATGCatatagtaaatttttttttacgaaaactactaaaaatggCAATTCAAACCGGAACTGAGCTGTCCAAACACATTAATATTATTTACATTATTATCTTCACATggaaagagtaaaagaaagatCACCTGTcctcctttaaaaaaaaaaaaaaaaaaaaaaaaaatctttaaccCAAAAGGGAGATAACCCCACAATTTATTTCCAAAAGAATCCCTTAACACTGGACAAATTCGTTTTCATTTTCAGGGGCTTTATATTTCTTCTCCAAAATTCTCTTCTATTTTCGGTCATCTTTCCCTCAatcactctctctttctctccttcaTTTCAGGGGCTCAAGTTTTAGGGTCATTTAGCCCTAATTTGTGCCCCAAAAGGTCTCTCATTTAGCCCTTTTTCCATCAGTCCTTCAGCTATAAATACCTCAATAGATAGCTATATGAAACATAAATTCTTTTCTGGAAAATGGCAAGGATAATTGGACGAATTGCGATTTGGAATTTCAATCTTACAGCGTTGCAAATCAATTTTCATGGATGTTCGGATCGTTTCGTATCTGCCGTTGATTCATTTTCAGCTGCCTGCGAGGCATTTTCTGAACATCGTCGTCCTCGTCTTTGATTTCTTGTAGttcttaattttttcctttcctcctcagttgttggtttttttcttttcaaaaaatcaaaaggagAGAGATTTTGGGAAAGGTAGATTGGGTTTGTTACGGAGATGAATTCTAGGGCAGGTTCGTTTTTGTCAGCGCCAAATGCTAAGCTGAAGTTGGAGGCCAGTGAGAATGATATTATTTTAGAAGTTTCCCCCGATAAACGATATATTCGGGTACGGTTCGGGTTTTTTCTGTGTCGATTTCAGCTAcatagatatttttttttttttttgcaactatttctttttcttgaatgTTTAATTGCTTCGTTTGGTGTTTAATCCTGATGTTAATTTTTTGCTAGAGTGATTTCCATTTTACtcgtcttattgaaacattttggTGGATCTATGGATTATTGAGCTACAGGTGTCGGAACTTGACGCCATCAACATATTCATCTTAAGTTTATGGATTTTCTTTAATGTTACATTATTTTTTCTTCTGAGTAGTTTAAGGCTGCTTATTTTATCTGTGAAAGTTGGAATTTTAATCATATTCTTTAGGAATCTTGTAGCTTGTAGTGAATCATATACATTTCCAATTGGAATCCAGTTCCAATTCTGATAGAGAATCGAACGAAGCCTCTGTTTAAGTAGGCAAATCGCTAAGGAAGACTGATTTTCCTTGTTGATGTCTTGTATGCGTACTTTGAATTCATTTTAGGCTCATGGAGTTTGATCGTGTAAACTTTACTGCCGAGAAGGAAATTTTGAGCAACCAAGAATGTTAAGAGTTTATCCTATAAAAATTTGTGCTTGTGATTTAGCTAAGCTCATTCTTCACCCTTTTTTTGGTGAGTGGTCTGTGCCTGTATGGGTGCAGAGATCGTTAGAGGTCTAGCTAACTTACACCTGGTATCTTGTCAACACAAACAAGGCCTAGGTCCCTTTACAAAGTTGTGCTTCAGTACATTAAACTCAACTTTAAATGTATTTGATGGTAGAGGATGTAAGTGCTAGCACTCGCATGCTCTATGGTGTTGTATTaacttcaaatttttgttgtGCTTATCTTATAGTAGCTCAAATACTTGCTGGTTCTCATGGTGTTGTTCTTTTAAGTTACATCTTTAGCTACTTTTTTTTGACTTAGCAACTCCATCACaatgtttctttgtttttcttcttcagtATAATGAAATCTTGGGGAGAGGAGCATTCAAGATTGTGTATGGTTCCTAGACCTATCTGTTGTCTGTTTGTTTGCAGATTACTCAGTTTATGGATGTGATCTTAGTTTCAGTTTGACCAATTTCAACGTCCACATGCTGttgcaaatgatttttttttttttggtttccttcTGCTTTCTAGTTATAAGGGGTTTGATGAAGTAGATGGAATTGAAATTGCGTGGAACCAAGTAAGCATTGACGACGCATTGCAGTCTTCAGAAAATCTTCGAAGATTATATTCTGAGGTTCACCTGTTGAGAACATTGAAACATGAGAACATCATGAAGTTATATACCTCTTGGGTTGATGATGAGAACAAAACAATAAACATGATTACTGAGTTGTTCACTTCAGGAAGTTTGAGGCAGTGAGTACTGTTGTTCTTTTCCCATATAAACGTCAGTTTTCTTCTTGTTCTCTAATTCATTTGGTTCATTATGGGAACTTAGGTACCGCAAGAAGCACAGAAATGTCGAGCTGAAGGCTATTAAGAACTGGGCTAGACAGATACTGCAAGGCTTACACTATCTCCACAATCATGACCCACCAATCATTCATAGAGATTTGAAGTGTGACAATATCTTTGTTAATGGAAATCATGGAGAAGTTAAAATTGGAGATTTAGGCTTAGCAACAATGATGCAGCAGCGTACTGTGCGAAGTGTTATTGGTAATCTTTTCACTTGCATTAACAATGTTGTAACTGTGACGCAAGTATAGTATTTTAATGCTTTTTCTTCTAGGCACTCCTGAATTTATGGCTCCTGAGCTCTATGAAGAGGAGTATAATCAACTTGTTGACATCTATTCTTTTGGCATGTGTTTGTTGGAGCTGATAACCTGTGAATATCCATACAGTGAATGCAAAAATCCAGCTCAAATCTATAAAAAGGTCACTTCAGTAAGTTAACCAAATTGCCAAGTTTCTCCATGTAAtgtgtataatttaaattttttctatGTTTTTAACCTAGCAGTAGCTTCATGCACATCTTTGATATTTTGTTAAATTGTTCTTTTAATGTAGGCTAATATGTTTTACTCCAGGGGATAAAGCCAGCTGCGCTTGGTAATGTTAAGGACCCCCAAGCAAAGCAGCTCATAGAAAAATGTTTGCTCCCAGCAGGTCAGAGGTTGAATGCAGCAGAGCTCTTGAAAGATCCGTTTCTTTCATCTGAAAGTTCAAAGGAGTTACTGTGCAATCTTGTGCAACCGCTTAGTATTACATCCAAAGCAACGAACTTTTGCAAGGCTGATTCTCTTTCTATGGATATAGAACCTACATACAGAAATGTGTCATATGATGCCTGTGGAGAAAGCACAATTGAAACCCATAACGTAATGTTGCACAGATACAATAGCAGAAATGAATTTAGATTGCAAGGGGAAATTCGTGATTGTCATTCCATATCATTGACGTTGCGCATTGCTGACTTTCATGGTGAGGAACTCAGCTGTTGCCAAGGTATCAATACTTCTTAAAAGCAATACTCTATTCCAAAAAGTTAAgcttttg
Coding sequences within it:
- the LOC140013785 gene encoding protein LEAD-SENSITIVE 1-like gives rise to the protein MGFLSHKVERSDIEAGDHIYTWKTGFSYSHHGIYLGGNKVVHFTREENKVSTGGISISFSSTGEVSSLYSAPRAKELPACLHMPDCGFRQPQSGVVLSCLDCFLGGGSLCRFEYGISPLIFVVKLRGGTCTVANSDAPKTVIHRAMHLLHNGFGSYSLFENNCEDFALYCKTGLLIHDQTAPGRSGQVSGVACAPLAAVLSSPLRWFMSSPICIAAAGAGLYCLSRYATDIGVRTDVVKAEVEDMVLFHGIIEGPNKPTNHHVKSHKRPLESEQSDFPASKRQC
- the LOC113706271 gene encoding probable serine/threonine-protein kinase WNK10 isoform X1, giving the protein MNSRAGSFLSAPNAKLKLEASENDIILEVSPDKRYIRYNEILGRGAFKIVYKGFDEVDGIEIAWNQVSIDDALQSSENLRRLYSEVHLLRTLKHENIMKLYTSWVDDENKTINMITELFTSGSLRQYRKKHRNVELKAIKNWARQILQGLHYLHNHDPPIIHRDLKCDNIFVNGNHGEVKIGDLGLATMMQQRTVRSVIGTPEFMAPELYEEEYNQLVDIYSFGMCLLELITCEYPYSECKNPAQIYKKVTSGIKPAALGNVKDPQAKQLIEKCLLPAGQRLNAAELLKDPFLSSESSKELLCNLVQPLSITSKATNFCKADSLSMDIEPTYRNVSYDACGESTIETHNVMLHRYNSRNEFRLQGEIRDCHSISLTLRIADFHGRVRNIHFMFYLDADTAISIAGEMVEQLGLLSDDVFLIAELIDCLILEMVPDWKPSFESLAGVGDLNKKSGICQNGHLSTSYSIERGSKSMPCRELIEPHAFTEFIFVDRHDAEESVEKLSEHDQGFTNSLCSSGLGIVAGCKKYGAEVYDGNISESVMSECTKKSGLSIVGSSSAISNDMCFSFSSALLNDKDSEKDQCLDLNLELNAIAVQYDQCCHELLRMREEAMANAKKRWTTSKRMPVS
- the LOC113706271 gene encoding serine/threonine-protein kinase WNK8-like isoform X2, yielding MKLYTSWVDDENKTINMITELFTSGSLRQYRKKHRNVELKAIKNWARQILQGLHYLHNHDPPIIHRDLKCDNIFVNGNHGEVKIGDLGLATMMQQRTVRSVIGTPEFMAPELYEEEYNQLVDIYSFGMCLLELITCEYPYSECKNPAQIYKKVTSGIKPAALGNVKDPQAKQLIEKCLLPAGQRLNAAELLKDPFLSSESSKELLCNLVQPLSITSKATNFCKADSLSMDIEPTYRNVSYDACGESTIETHNVMLHRYNSRNEFRLQGEIRDCHSISLTLRIADFHGRVRNIHFMFYLDADTAISIAGEMVEQLGLLSDDVFLIAELIDCLILEMVPDWKPSFESLAGVGDLNKKSGICQNGHLSTSYSIERGSKSMPCRELIEPHAFTEFIFVDRHDAEESVEKLSEHDQGFTNSLCSSGLGIVAGCKKYGAEVYDGNISESVMSECTKKSGLSIVGSSSAISNDMCFSFSSALLNDKDSEKDQCLDLNLELNAIAVQYDQCCHELLRMREEAMANAKKRWTTSKRMPVS